Sequence from the Candidatus Izemoplasma sp. genome:
TTCCATAATCATATTTTCAATGGTTGTTTCGACATAATCTAACTCATCCATATTGGGATCATATCCGTGAGATTCGAGATCCTCCTTTAAATCTGCTAGATAGATTAGGTAGTAAACCATTTCTGTGTAGTCATTAAAATCATCACAATTGGATTTAAATAAGGTTTCAAAATAGATTCTAATTACATTAAATCGTCTGTCTAAATAATTGAACCCTATTTCAAAAATGTGTTCTAAATCCTCATCAAGACCTTCTTCTGAGCAAACACTATCATAAATATGATTAATAACAGCATATACTGGTTCAAGGCGTTCATATATTAGGCTATCGTTATCCTTAAACTGTTTCAAGATATCGTGATTCTCTAACTTCCAAGACGCATAATCACGGTAAATTAATTTATTATCCAAAGGCAACATCCAATGTCATCATTACAGCAAATCCGATCATTGCTCCAATGGTGGCTATTTTTGTATTTTTCATCATTTGGCTTTCAGGGATTAATTCTTCAATGACGACATAAATCATTGCCCCTGCAGCAAAACTTAATGAAAAAGGTAATAATGTACGCATTGTGATAGCCAGCAATGCACCTAAAACCCCAGCAATAGGCTCTACCATACCACTAAATTGTCCGATAAAGAATGCCTTGCGTCGAGACATCCCTTCTCGTCTTAATGGAATGCTAACTGCGGCCCCTTCAGGAAAGTTCTGTAAACCAATACCTAATGCTAATGCAATGGCTCCACCGATTGCTACACTTGCGGCAGCACTTCCACCAGCAATTGTAGATGCATAACCAAAGGCAACGCCAACAGCTAACCCTTCAGGTATATTATGTAAGGTAATCGCTAATACAAGCAAAATACTGCGTTGCCATTTTGAAGGTAACCCCTCTTGATGTGACGACATAACGTGCACATGAGGTAAATAACGATCTACCAATAATAGAAATACGCCTCCCGAAAGAAATCCAAAACTTGCTTGAAGCCATGGAATTTGATTTAACTCTTCAGCCAATTGAATCCCTGGATTAAGCAAACTCCAAAAAGATGCGGCAATCATCACACCCGCACTAAATCCTAACATACCGTTAAATACTTTTTGGGAGACATTTTTAAAGGGGAAGACTAATGATGCTCCGAGCGCTGTTACAAAATAAGTAAATAGGGTTCCAAGTAAGGCAGCCCAAACTGGGTTTTGATAGATCCAATCAAACATTTAGGCTTTGTTACTTGACCCAAATAAAGCCATTTTTTCTTT
This genomic interval carries:
- a CDS encoding ZIP family metal transporter — protein: MFDWIYQNPVWAALLGTLFTYFVTALGASLVFPFKNVSQKVFNGMLGFSAGVMIAASFWSLLNPGIQLAEELNQIPWLQASFGFLSGGVFLLLVDRYLPHVHVMSSHQEGLPSKWQRSILLVLAITLHNIPEGLAVGVAFGYASTIAGGSAAASVAIGGAIALALGIGLQNFPEGAAVSIPLRREGMSRRKAFFIGQFSGMVEPIAGVLGALLAITMRTLLPFSLSFAAGAMIYVVIEELIPESQMMKNTKIATIGAMIGFAVMMTLDVAFG